From the Pleurodeles waltl isolate 20211129_DDA chromosome 6, aPleWal1.hap1.20221129, whole genome shotgun sequence genome, the window GTTTCTTACTGCTcatgggaggtgatgcgttgattctctcCTCGCAGTTGAGACGATGTGCTGGTTCTTTACTGGCAGGGGAAGTTAAGCGTTGATTTTTTCCTCACGggaaaggcgatgcgttgattGCCAGACACGCAGCCTTagttccttactgcgatgcagggGTGTTGAGAAATTGGCGCCCAGGGCCAATGTTTGGAAAATCCAGACGTGCTGTGTTAATGGGATCGcggtgaaacaggcgctgcattgattctgtaGCCGTGGGACAGACGatgtgtcgattttccagccgcgagacaagtgctgcgtcgattcttacGGCGCAGCgcgttgatgcatggattttctccttcacatCACCAGCTTCTACTTCCAAAAGGGCCAGGGAagggagttggcaccacttggcaagtcaggactctcaacaaaagagcccaggcactggcagataaaaggggtcattctaaccctggcggtccgagaccgccagggctaaaatgacggaagcactgccaacaggctggcggtgcttccctgcccattctgaccacggcggtaaagccgcggtcagaaaaccggatccggcggtttcccgatggatttcccccggctgggcgaatccgccatggcggcgctgcaagcagcgccgccttggggattctgacccccttaccgccagcctcttcctggcggtttacaccgccaggaagaggctggcggtaacgggtgtctaggggcccctgggggcccctgcactgcccatgccagtggcatgggcagtgcaggggccccctaacagggccccagcctgcttttcactgtcttcctagcagacagtgaaaagcgcgacgggtgcaactgcacccatcgcacacctgcaacaccgccggcttcattcggagccggcttcagtgttgcaggcccccttcccgctgggccggcgggcgctaacaatgttagcgcccgccggcccagcaggaagtttgaaatggcaccagcggtcttttgaccgcggtgcggccaaatggcggtcccgccaggcgggcggcaaccgccgcccgccggggtcagaatgacccccaaagtctttgatgtccctgactcttcttaacaggaggcaagctcagttcgatACTTTGAAGAACTTTGGAAAGAGGATGTAGCAAACCaagtccagtactttcactcccaggacagaagcaccaAGAAGCAGGCCAACATAACAAAGCAATAGAGTGGCAGTCCCacccacagcatccagctcttcttcctggcagaatgtcctcagtccagaagtgttcaaactatgtggtgtcagaagtccagtgcttatacccatttctgtaggCACCCTTAAAAGAGAAgtttttgtagtacacaagaccatgCTTCCCAGCCCTGgacccagacatactccagggggttggtgactgctttgtgtgaggacagtcacagccctattaaggtgcaagtgtcagctcctcccaccactgtagctcaggaagacccatcagcctggtgctgagccatcaggatatgcagggcacacctcagccccctttgtgtgactgtctagagtgaatgcacaaacagcccaactgtcatcctgaactagacgtgtattcagcagacagacagaggcacagaatggttaagcaagaaaacgcccactgtctataaaaacaagttgcttatcttcggtaacgcattatctggtagagattctatctagctgcagatttcttaccttagagaATCCTGGCGTCAGTttggaacttttgctgagcaatacccttgcgcgtgccGTCGGATGGCGTCGTTTGGATCCACGTGAcgttgttggagccatctgtgGCATCATGGTCACCTACAAAGGCACCAACTAGGCGCGCGTACTTCAGTTCCTTTTCCACTAACTTCcaagccagaagcacagagccatggaaAAAACTAACAGCTTGTCTATGCAAAAAACTAGGGCCCTCTAAGGGACAATCCCTGACCCAATTTGGACATGTCTGCAGAGCGAGAAGGCataggtgggtgtaaggaatctgcatctagatacagcctctaccagataatgcattactgaaggtaagtaaattgttcatctgatagacttctagctgcagattccttactgtagaATAGATACCTaaaccataacctcctggcggtagCCTGCAGACAGATCTTCtttacactagaaagtcctgtaagACCGAACTTGGAAAATGCCTGTCTctacggacctgattgtccaggcagtaatgtcttgcgaacgtgtgcaaggatgcccacatcgccgcctgacagatgtccaggactggaacaccccgtgctaatgcagtggtatcagccttgaccctggtggaatgagctctcaagccctcaggaggctgcttcttggccagtgcttaGCAGATCGCTAATGGGTGAAATgatcgcttctgcactgcccgacctttctttgctcccaagtaccccacaaagagttggtcatccacccggaattcTTTTGTGCCGTCACAGTAGAGCAACCACATTCTTTTTGGGTCGTGacgatggagtcgctcctcttacttaaagggatgcagtggagcaaagaaggtgggcagggtgatgatttgacccaggtgaaatgaggtcaccaccttggggaaaaAAGAGGCACGAGTTTGAAGTACCACCTTGTCCGGGAACATGGTGAGGTATGGCAGCTTAGATGAGAAAGCATGCATCTCACTCAccatcctggcagatgttattgccagtaagaaggctgtcttgaaggtgagcagccagagggaacagttgtgcagtggctcaaaggagcacacataagaaatgtgagaaccagattcaagtcccactgaggcataacaaagggcgtaaggggaaacatatgtacacgtcctttgagaaatctatgtacaataggtgatttgaataatGACGGCTGATCAGGCGGCCGAAAGAACACTGATAAGGGGGAAAGATAGCCTTTCagagtgcccaaggcagaaccctgctgggcaagggataagataaatagaagaatgtcagagagagaagcagaaagaggatcaacatatctttctgtacaataatttacaaaacgattccaacagcaggcgtatactTTCTTAAtggagggatgtctggctgccaaacaactttacagacttcgggaggaaggtcgaaggctgtcaactgccaccactcaatctccatgcatgaagccacagagttgacaggtttgagtggagaacattcccctgctgctgcgacagaagatcttcctggcGGGGCAGTCTGATCGagggatcgatgctcattttcagaagttcgggataccagactctccgtgcccagtccggagccaccagggcTACTTGGACCTGgtggttcttgatcttcttgagaactctgggcagaagtgctaTAGGCGGAAAGGCGCACAGGAGGTCTGTGCTCCACTCGTGCCGAAAAGCATTGTCGAGCTCCAAcacactgctgacattgcgtgttctctgcggaggcgaacagatctaaccaaggctctccccactgctgaaagagtccttgtgtcaCCTCAGTGTGGAGACACCACTTGCGATCAGCTAGGCATCGACGGCCGAGTTCATCTGctgtggcgttcagagaacctgccaggtgctgaatcaccagggttatgccctattcttccagccatgtccagagactcaGGAACTATTGACAAAGAGTACCACACCAccgtgcttgttgcagtaccacattgcggtggtgttgtctttgaacacctgcaccaccttcccttttacaacaggaagaaatgctttcaatgccaggtggatcgccctgagctccagtaagttgatgtggagtctggattccgccggagaccagaggcctctgatctctacctcttccagatggcctccccatcccagaagtgacacatttgtcactacagtaaactctggttggggaagggagaggagtctgactctgacccaatcacagttcattaacaaccactgcaaatcttttgcagttccctccaagacctGACCTGATGctctgcccattggaacttcaggtcccactgcagagccctcatatgccatctggaatATTTGACtagcagaaggccatgaggcccaacagcctcagagtctctcACCGAAATACAgggtagaggccgaaacatcggaatcatgtcctgaatatcctgggctcgctgctcaggaggatgggtccgaaactgcactgtgcccctaacagctccaatgaaagggagcgtctcagagggagtcaggtgtgactttggcatgtttacagtgaaccccagcaaatgcaggaggttcgccgtagtctgaaggtgggtgacgactgCCTGTGGCGAAGGAGCCTTCAGGGTCAAGGCATGGGAAGACTGAagcccctaacctgcacagatgagctgctaccaccgccatcactttggtgaacacccgaggcgcgctggtaaggccgaaggggagcacagtaaactaaaagtgcttgtggcccaccttgatcCTCAGGTAATGccagtgggcaggcaggatggggatatagAAATACGCATCCTGTATGTCcaatgctactatccagtctccttggtctagggcagacaagacctgagccacagtgagcattctgaattactcctttctgaggaagaggttTACGTCCCGCAAATCCagaatagggcgaaggcccttgttctttttgggtatcagaaagtagcatgactaacaaccactgcctacttctgacataagggccctttctatggctcccttggcatgagagccgtaacttcctcgtggagcaaagctaagtgatcctccatcagtcgTTCATTTAACAGAGGCATTGGGGAAGGAAAGACCGGAAGGGgaaggaatagcccttctgtatcaTCTGCAAGACTCctttgtccgatgttatgggccgccagtgagggagatgaaactgaatgctccctccaactggacgagtatagtcttgcagaatcacactaagaggacttgggcgctgtggaggagggggacttggtggtggacgacttctggccagaccctctgggtctgaagggaCCACAACCCCGTCGCCGCGCAAGATGTTGACCTAGCAGAGGACTGTGGCTGGTCTGTGGGAGTTGTGTTACcccgccccttccgaagcctcaaaaggggtgaaaggcagtcGTGTTAATGTCAGGAGCAACGCCAGAGGAGGCCAACTGTGTAAACTCGGCGTCGTTCTGGATCCAATATAAGATCCAAGAGATCCCATCGGCGCCAAGGCCACTGGCGTGGAACCGGATGGGGCCCCTGCCGACCTCGAGGGACCCAAAGGGGCGCTGGCAGGGCCTGCCCGCTCAAATATGAGATGCATGGTctcataaaactctttgagctgagcgggggtcgctcccggaaaggggggaggctctgCTGAACTGTGCCTGGTACGCTGACATTCCTGACTTGCCTCGTCGGCGAGGTGAAGTCAAACTCcatttcgacttcttcttcttgtgccccttccccgaGTGCCTGGAGGACCTTGAGTGGGACGAAGATGACTTGGAGCTCCTGGAGCGGTCCTGCAACATCCTCCTCGATCGGGGCCTCTGCGGAGCCCCGCCCACCAACATCGACTTCCAGGCCAATCTGaacttcagggaccactccctcaaagctttcagagccatggcccggcagtcggaaCACGACTTCAAGTCGTGGTCTCGATCtaaacaccagagacatacctttTGGTGGTCCGTCACCCACACAGTGCTGTGGAAGCCACTGCACGCTTAAATCCCATCTTCCTAGATGTCATCCTTCCCAGAGACAACATCTAATCTTCGACAAAAATCCGaaaaaaaagcctgtcaaaaaagacagagggtagcttGATTCTGGATCTGAGCTTTAACCatcgcggaaggaaaagaactgacatacgcgcgcCTAGGTGGTGGCTTTATAGGCGACGGTAACGTCACAGACAGCTCTAATGATGCCACACAGATCTAAATGACGCCACCAGATGGCaggcaagggtattgctcagcaaaagttccggTTTTCAAgttgacgccaggaaattctaaggtaaagagtctacagctagaagtctttagcagatgtggcatttacaaactcaGAATTCAAAAaataacttcacaaaaagatgtatttttaaattgtgagttcagagaccctaaactccacatctctttctgctcccaaagggaaattacacttaaaatatatttcaaggaaatccctatgttaccctatgggagagataggccttgcaatagtgaaaaacgaaattggcagtatttcactatcaggacatgtaaaacacatcagtacatgtcctaccttttaaatacactgcaccctgtccatggggctgccttgggcctactttaggggtgacttacatgtagtaaaagggaaggtttgggccttgggaAGTGGTGCACTTggcagatcgaaatggcagtttaaaactgcacacacagacactgcagtggcaggcctgagacttgtttgcagggtgggtggtacaatcagtgctgccggcccactagtagcttttggtttacaggccctgggcacacctggtgcactgtactagggacttacttgtcaAGCAAATCATGAAGAaaccaaacaccaatacaatttacacagggaggccttgcactttaacactagttagcagcggtaaagtgcccagggtcctaaaagcaataaaacagatctgaaaataataagtttggggataaccctgtacaAACGGCTGTTTCCAACAGTTGTCTTTCCTTAAAACCGGATTTTCATGATTTTATTTCCTGTTTTTTCCCCCGCATTAGTTCCCATACATCACAGAAAGAGCCCCCAGGGAACTGACTTATCGTACGTAGTTCCCTGAAAACAGAGACACTTTTTCCCACTTTTTCAACATTGTCTTGATAACATTACTCTTCGCAAATTGATAGAAACGTCTGTTCTCCActaaacattttatgtttaatcttAAATTAAATAGGACACTCATTTACTCATTCTCTAGCTTCATGAGAAGCGCCATGCCACCTGAACAAAGTTACAACTGAACATGTCACACCACTTAAGAAATTAACCAGTTTTCTCTACTTCTGCTACCAAGATGAGATTTGTCTAACTCACATGAGGATCTTAGTGAACAAGACTAGGCTCTCTGGAAGGCAAGAAAGTTTTAGTAACCTGGTGACAGCATGAGAAAATGTATCCAACCTTATTGAGTATTAGTAATATTAGAAAGGGACTTTTCTTCTGCTTCCTGCTTAAGCAGAAGACTGCCACATTTGATGTCCAGCGTTGAATCTGATGACTACGGTTTCTATTACACTTACGGATCAAATGTATTTGCATCACATCCCGTGTGAAGTGTGTGTTTCATTTTTCACTCTAGAGTCTCCCACAGATGCTTGAACTTCTGTTTGTAACACAACTGTATATCATAGTCAAATGTCTGCAAAAACCTTTACAAAAATTAAAGCAACAAATGATCGTCTCAtaaaaaaagaacaccattttatatCAAAGAGGCAGTATCATTTAAAATATATCGATTGGATACCAATGTTAGCATCTTTGGGTCTAAGTTAAATTCTTTCTCTGTTAAATTGGATTTCTAACATTTCACACGCCTtcaagaattaataaattaatttcTGCCCTAACTAGTCAGATTTTATTTCTTAAGAAATGTTTTATGCATGGAAATTCTCCTTGTTGCTCTCAATGAACAACAATCATGGTGTTGGAATAACCAAACAAACATGCAGACCTATGAGAACATGTCACACTACCTATGTTAATATAATCAGTTTACCCTCAAGAGTTTCTACAGTGTTTTGGAAATCTTTGATCTTGTCAATTGGTTTGTTTTTATCATCTTACCTTTGCTCTGTACGTTTTGACCATCTTTAGCCTTCGAAGAAGCTCTTCTTTCTCTTGAACCTTCTTCATGAGTTCCCTCTTCTCCTCTAGGAGACCTCGGAGCTTTACATCAGTGCCCAAGGAAATATTATGTGGAGAATTCAACGGAGTTCTGATTGTGGGCCTAAAGGAACTCCGGTCTTGTTGGGGACTTTTCAAAGTGAGAGCCTCGGCAGATTTTTGAGCAAtgctttcttgaagagatgaagggcacttatTTAACAAAAATAGATCCTCAGAAGCtgcagtgtcatttttttcagagtcCACTTTTAGACGCTTTGCCACAGTAGATAATGAACTAAACGAGCGTCGTGTTTTCTTCAGCCGTTCTCTTAAAGCTGCACTCAGAGGCTAAGGGGAAAAAAAAGATAATGGCATTCCTCAGCAAAACTCAGAAATTCTCTATATACTTAGTGTGCATCTTTACTGAGAAGTAGGTTTAGGGGTAGAAAGAGAGGAGGACAGCATTCCTCTTTATTGTGGCAATTTCTGCAAATGAAAACTTCTCAGTGTGagagtgcttgaaaggaagggtgtACATACACATGGATAGAAAGAATGACGGATGAGTATTTGAGGATAGTGGTAACTAACAGTCTGAGATAGCTTTGAGCCTAGTATTGAACTCCTCACTAGAGTGAGTCAGAGAACGTATTTTTCTTTGGAAGCGGCAGAAGGTTCTATTGTCTGTCTCTCATTACTACCAAAGGTAGCCATTATGATACCAGCAAGGCTAAACATTACTTCCACATGTTTGGCCTAAGGTCACAAGACCAGTATCACTTTCAGTGGATTCTCTACTATGACTACACAAAGACTCATCCCCCACCTGAGCACCAAGGAAGGTGGTAAGCCACCTCTCTGCAGGACACTTCACTGGGACTGATCAGAAAGCACATACAGTCCAACCACAGGGCAAAGGTGGAAGGCAGGGAGACTCAACACCCTTTTCAGTGATAACTGAATTGAGAAAACCCAGAACACAGAGTCACAGGGCAGATTTCCGCAAAACCTATCATCAACAGGTTACAGGACAAAAGAACACTGTGTAAAAAGAGTCTTGCATAAGTAGTCCCAAATTTACAATTCCCTTCCATCACCCCGGGACATGCCTGTCAAGAAAGCTAAAGATTCTACAAAGCAATAACGCTTTTCTAACTACAGGTAAATGAACATTTCCCAAAGCCTTGTCACGGTAGGGTTTGGGCTATGTTTGAAGAAAACTGATGGAAGCTGTCACACAAGAGTTCTACAGTTCACCTTTTCAAACTGCTCAGATTCCTTTTCAGTTTACGACCCTAGAGCTGACTGTGAAGTACTTAATATTTCAGGCAATTATTCAGCTCATGTATATCTCCAATATAGCTACCCTCAGTTCCTGTCTTCCTTCATATAACAAGTACAATATTTGGTGACACGACTGGCTTAGCACTTCCAGTTTCTTGTTTTATCAGTGAGTTAGTGGCCCAACTAGGTCCTAAAGGCAGCAACTGTAGCTCTAAAAGACAAGGTATTAAGAATGATAAAGTAACTGGGCGACATACTAATGACGTGCCATGGCAAATTGCTCCTAGTCCAACTGTTAGATTGCACAATTTTATTCTTTCCAGTTCTCTATTTTACTCCTGGGTAAGAAATCGCCCAAACATCTGGAAAAGCCCTAATATTACCACAAACCGCATTATTGCTTTTAACATGCTCACTGCGACAGACGAGCTGCAAGCGCAGGAGTCTGACTGATACTGAAAATGCAAATGTGCATCTCAGCTAATAAGGCACAAATAATTTCACCCTGCACCCCAGTGTCGCAAAGGGCAAGGCGTCCGGAAGATGGAACCATCTCTAAAGTTCACTGAACGGAGAAGGTGGCCTTCTGGCCTCGCCATCCTTCACCACCTTCCTCCAGAACCAGAATCAGacttcctcaaccccaatccaagcCCTGTAGTGAGAAAGGGAGTACGCAGGTTATGGTGTACTGGTGCTCCACATTCAGCTGAAATCTTCTGTCGTGGAACCAGACTTCCAGCATTACTGCCTGGTGAAAAACAGACAGGAAAGACAGGATGTGCCGGGTGTAGGCAGCACATGTCATGCCTGATGGGATTAGGACGGGGAAATGTTTGCATAAAGGATTGGCGTTTGCTTGAGAGGGAATGCCTATCTGAGGAGGCAGAAAAGCCTCCATTAGTTACGACTAAAATTATGACGTGGGCGAAAAGGTAATGCATTATTTTCATATTCTTATTGAACACTGGACATAATTCTCCTTCAATTTACAATCCACAGCGTTCACATGATGCCAAATTCTGTGTGGAGAATTGTCTAGAAGCCTTAAAACAAATGACAATAGCTTTTAGAGGTGAACCCCAAACGTTCATTAGGAAACGCCACTCTCCTGATTCCTGCCCAATCCTGATCAAGGGAATTAGTGGACGACGGGTTTTGCCATCGTTGGCCCTACCTCAACTGGAACCCATTCCATTAAAGGGACTTTGACATCACATATTTTTCTTCAGAATACAGTGAAGGCAACGGTCGTGTCTTCAGATCATTTGATTCTAACTTAAATGTTCATGTTACCTTTGTGATTCTGAACGTGTTTAACAAAATATAACCTGAGCCTCTAACCTtgccataaaataaatattttcttaacACCATATACTACCTTtctaaaatacacaaataaaacattCAAACACCTTCATTTGCCCTTTCTCTGCAATCGCCttatttttttcttacattttggcaTGCCGTTCAAAAACAGGCACAGTCATTCTTAAAGATCCCAGATCTACAATTTAAATGACATTATATGCTACTGCTTGGCAATATCTAATCTGTGCACCCGCGAATAAAACACGGTGGGGTTTTCTACACTATTAAGGAGGCCCTTAAATAAATATTGGTTCTCTTTAATAGCATTTGTTCAATAAACAGTTtcctacatttaataaatatttcctTGTGGATCAATTAGTGGTTTCTTAATAGTCTACACACcaaaagttacacttgtcgtttTGATGCCCTTGATAAGGTCACTCTCCTGTGAGGGGCTTGACAACTAATTGGTTGACTTTAGCGGCACTGTCACTGGATAGTTTTGCCTCATTGGAGATTATttgccttccatttcagttttcatTATATGCATTTTGTGTGCCACATCATCTTGAACAAAACCATGAACTTACTTTGATAGataagaaaatgctcattttgagGCACCTCACGAAACCATAAATGAGTCCCATTTGTAGGGTTGCAATTACGAACCACAGCAGAAGATGTGCTAAACAGGAGATTGTTTTAAAGGTCATTTGACACGTTTAAATTAGGAATTACATGGATCAAAAAGAACAAACACAATCAATTACAAAAGGACAATTCAATAGGCCCCTACACAGTTTGTCTCGTGTTATTCATACCTGTTTAGCAGAGAGATTACTCTGCAAAGGAGCTGGAGACACAAACACAGGAGACGCGCTGCAAACCGCTGGAGATCCTGCTGGTGGGCTTTCCATCATGAAGCCAGATGGTGCTTTACTCTGAAGACAAAAAAACACATAACAAGAAGCTTCGTATAAATGTGCGTTTTTAAGCTTTTTTGAAGATAGTCAATTTTTATAGTTGGTCATTAAGTTCTGTAAAGTACCAtcccttaaaaagcaacagcttgtTCTCACCAATTTCTATGAATTTGAATTTTAACCATTATCAGGGGTGAAAATAAGTCAACACCTAAATGTATCTCCTGACGTGATATCAGGGTCACTCTACAAAAAAACGGTGCCTTTTGGGACCCTGCCCTGCATCTAACCACACCAACCTTTCCATGTAATGCTAATGGCGTCCAGGGCACGGGCGAGGTTCTAAGCATGTGAGGTTTTCATCTAAACACTTTCAAAGTGTGACTTTAAACCCTGTGTGGTCTATGGCGTGCATGTGGGGCAGAACAAGGTATAAGGCAGTGTATGTGTAATGCCTGCACAGAATGAATGGGGATTTCAGCCAGCTGCTTAAGCTATATTTAATTTCTACTTAATAAATTCAACATTCAATAACGGTTCTGTGACTCATAGCTGCTTTTCTGTACCATAAAATGCAAGGCACCTTCATGTTAGTCTGGGCTTCTAAAATACAAGTAATACAGGGCTGGTAGTGTACTATTAAAATACCTCAATCGATTATACTGATATGGAGTAGTCAAATAATGCAAGGGCTCATCATGTGCCAATATATGGCCATACCAAGCACTCACCCTGCACACTTCTCACTCAGCATTGACACAGGCACACGAACATACAACCCAGCTTATACACTCATATTGGCACAACACTCACCCCTCACTATCCCTCAGGCTCCCATTTTCTGTCCTGGCCATCCCAGTCTCTCCCTTTCATAATCCCCTTTCTATTTGCCTGACCCTCACCAGCCCCATCCTGCCCTCATCTGCGTGCCTGGGAGCAGGAAAGCAACCCCTTCTCACCTAAAAGCCACGGTTCTAGCTCAACCTTGTCATACATGGACACATCTTCCGACATCAGGAGACTACTATTAGTAGGGAAGCCAATTTTCCATGATCACTTTGCAGGTTACTTTGCCAGTGTGAAGAGA encodes:
- the SFR1 gene encoding swi5-dependent recombination DNA repair protein 1 homolog codes for the protein MMESPPAGSPAVCSASPVFVSPAPLQSNLSAKQPLSAALRERLKKTRRSFSSLSTVAKRLKVDSEKNDTAASEDLFLLNKCPSSLQESIAQKSAEALTLKSPQQDRSSFRPTIRTPLNSPHNISLGTDVKLRGLLEEKRELMKKVQEKEELLRRLKMVKTYRAKNNLTELKSLIEKWRSSSQQLLYELQSALSTEGQKLSLSQLMDSCGIEDTLLHYNRAEEDFEEP